One window from the genome of Dolosigranulum savutiense encodes:
- a CDS encoding V-type ATP synthase subunit E family protein, with product MTDLNNLTSKVLEEKKASLQEEIDQAEREVADEVAAFEKEASEQFEADKKAAQEKIEREKEIQRNSIKIEERNEILSLKQDYIKRILDEAQTKMNETSDDVVKQFAEQTLPQFEGAGQMTLTLGEHSQNALTSDWVDQQAVSGLELTVSDETIANEAGFVLEQKGIEYNFLFSELLEAHRSQYIAEINQKLF from the coding sequence GTGACTGATTTAAATAACTTAACATCAAAAGTATTAGAAGAGAAAAAAGCCAGCTTGCAGGAAGAAATTGATCAAGCTGAACGAGAAGTGGCTGATGAGGTTGCTGCTTTTGAAAAAGAGGCATCTGAGCAATTCGAAGCCGACAAAAAAGCAGCGCAAGAAAAAATTGAAAGAGAAAAAGAAATTCAGCGTAATTCCATTAAAATTGAAGAGCGTAATGAGATTCTTAGTCTCAAACAAGACTACATTAAACGCATCTTAGATGAGGCACAAACGAAAATGAATGAGACGAGTGATGATGTTGTTAAGCAGTTTGCTGAACAGACATTGCCACAGTTTGAAGGAGCAGGCCAGATGACGTTGACGCTAGGTGAACATAGTCAGAATGCGTTGACCAGTGATTGGGTTGATCAACAAGCAGTCTCTGGTTTGGAATTGACTGTGTCCGATGAAACAATTGCTAATGAGGCTGGATTTGTCTTAGAGCAAAAAGGAATTGAGTACAATTTCTTATTCAGTGAACTATTGGAAGCTCATCGTAGTCAGTATATTGCTGAAATTAACCAGAAGTTATTTTAA
- a CDS encoding V-type ATPase subunit yields the protein MNDTIYGPLNTTIRSKENNLLSKNHLERMIGADSYTDAMSVLRETTYRNDVDEIQASKNYDEMFMKELEEAFKTAFEAAPDADVIEVMALRYAYHNLKVLFKEDYLDDDLSHLYIPIGRYDISELRKAVKTGKSTALPQMYLDSIVEMRRELDEYDNPQSIDILLDRCYFNHLKQLAEQTGEQEIVELVTKKIDFYNISTLIRAKRQNRGRNFLSTILSDAGSFNKEDLIRQADSGIDGLIDFIKRSRYKAIVEALDLEDEHVSVVLDRAFDNAYMTEMKKARLMTFGPLPVLAFLYAKETEVMNLRLILSGKENNIDTELIRERMRLSYGQ from the coding sequence TTGAACGATACAATTTATGGACCACTGAATACAACTATTCGGTCAAAAGAAAATAATCTCCTTTCTAAGAATCATTTAGAGCGGATGATCGGTGCTGATTCATACACCGATGCTATGAGTGTCTTGCGCGAGACGACTTATCGTAATGATGTGGATGAGATTCAAGCATCCAAAAATTACGATGAGATGTTTATGAAGGAATTAGAAGAAGCTTTCAAAACAGCCTTTGAAGCTGCTCCAGATGCTGATGTGATTGAAGTTATGGCATTGCGCTATGCATACCATAACTTGAAAGTGTTGTTCAAGGAAGACTATTTGGATGATGATCTCAGTCATCTTTATATTCCAATTGGTCGCTACGACATTAGTGAGTTGCGCAAAGCAGTTAAAACGGGGAAATCTACCGCTTTACCTCAGATGTATTTGGACAGCATTGTTGAGATGCGTCGAGAGTTAGATGAATATGACAATCCGCAGTCCATTGATATCTTGCTAGATCGTTGTTACTTCAATCACTTGAAGCAGTTAGCTGAACAGACAGGTGAACAAGAAATTGTAGAACTTGTGACGAAAAAAATCGATTTTTACAATATCTCTACACTTATCAGAGCTAAGAGACAAAATAGAGGACGCAATTTCCTCTCAACCATTTTGTCAGATGCGGGATCTTTCAACAAAGAAGACTTAATCCGCCAGGCTGACAGTGGTATTGATGGCTTGATTGATTTTATTAAAAGAAGTCGATATAAAGCTATCGTTGAAGCATTAGATCTGGAAGATGAGCATGTATCCGTTGTGCTTGATCGTGCCTTCGATAATGCTTATATGACCGAAATGAAAAAAGCACGGTTAATGACATTTGGACCACTTCCGGTATTAGCATTCTTATATGCGAAGGAGACGGAAGTAATGAACTTGCGATTGATTTTATCTGGAAAAGAAAACAATATTGATACAGAATTAATTAGAGAAAGGATGCGATTGAGTTATGGCCAGTAA
- a CDS encoding V-type ATP synthase subunit F, translated as MASKIGVVGDKDSILGFKMLGFDTRIVQTGSEARQVIDAMAEDNFGIIYLTEKFAEEIPETIERYDAKMTPAVILIPNYDGSRGIGKKRVQDNVEKAVGQNIL; from the coding sequence ATGGCCAGTAAAATTGGAGTTGTTGGCGATAAAGATTCCATCCTAGGTTTTAAAATGTTGGGGTTTGATACGAGAATTGTACAAACTGGTAGCGAAGCCCGACAGGTAATTGATGCGATGGCAGAGGATAACTTCGGTATTATTTATTTAACCGAAAAATTTGCTGAAGAAATTCCTGAGACGATCGAGCGCTATGATGCGAAGATGACGCCAGCTGTTATTTTGATTCCTAATTATGATGGATCACGCGGCATAGGTAAAAAACGCGTTCAAGATAATGTAGAAAAAGCTGTCGGTCAAAATATCTTATAG